Proteins from a single region of Manis javanica isolate MJ-LG chromosome 5, MJ_LKY, whole genome shotgun sequence:
- the LOC140849541 gene encoding uncharacterized protein, whose amino-acid sequence MTSLYLLTLLLTLETPTQGVLRWGILSAFPKPMPVHFNAAVFPRFFTTNSSMNLPYLVKDTLVAPLGENRSFVTNGSLCFTTQNLAGCISLKRRKYRWFSDIILEASSLPVMSAKFEGPNKEGSLSYKNMTIHQMVLWINGTFVHSPRNNSTDRPRQPKYASHCVGDYEGELWPWTDCQSTVVTWATERQEFTISPDMEGRPANEAWWPVKVLEGEFRQQLSMNPFHKWMLCGVNGSCTDLSPFSALQGGGIGVKNITFWCENNHMRAHWNMIMTHNNENYTCSAKSGPESPNSLFPPSPVCVYPPFLFILSNSSFDSCSNETCFLSQCWDARNFTNALVVRIPRWVPVPIDAPNTMTLFRERRDFGVTAAIVLLISATAVAATAAGIALDTSIKSATELNNLAASVASALDQQSTLDGKLKGGIMILNQRIDLVEEQMEVLWQMAQLGCERKYRALCITSIQYKNFTRAANLSRDLSQYLSGNWSQDFDGTLEELRREIIHINSTRLDISVAEGLSSWFLRALSHVKEWAGMAGMGVFLLGGLMLLLWLLCRLRNQHKQDKVILAQALMAIDVGASPQVWLNMLKKEARL is encoded by the coding sequence atgacttcgctgtacctcctgaccctgctcctgacactggagaccccgactcagggagtattgagatggggaatcctgtctgcctttcctaagcctatgcctgtccatttcaatgcagccgtttttccccgctttttcaccaccaactctagtatgaacttgccctacctagttaaagacaccctagtagctcccctgggagaaaaccgatccttcgtaactaatgggtcattatgcttcaccactcagaatctagctggctgtatctccctgaaacggaggaaatacagatggttcagtgacataattctagaggccagtagcctccccgttatgtcagctaaatttgaagggcctaataaggaagggagcctgtcctataagaacatgactatccaccagatggttctctggatcaatggcacatttgtacactctcccaggaacaattccaccgacaggcctcgtcaacccaaatatgcctcccattgtgtgggcgactatgagggagagctgtggccctggactgactgtcagtcaactgtagtaacgtgggcaactgagaggcaggagtttaccatctccccagatatggagggacggccagccaatgaggcttggtggccagtaaaggtgctcgaaggcgagtttcgtcagcagctgagcatgaaccccttccataaatggatgctgtgtggagtcaatggctcgtgtaccgacctctcccccttttccgccctccagggtgggggaatcggtgtaaaaaatatcaccttttggtgcgagaataaccacatgcgcgcacactggaacatgatcatgacccataacaacgagaactacacgtgttcagcaaaatcaggtccagagtcacctaattccctttttccaccttctccagtatgcgtataccccccatttctgtttatcttatccaatagtagctttgactcctgctccaatgaaacctgctttctgtctcagtgttgggatgcgcgtaactttaccaacgctttggtagtccgcatcccccgttgggtccctgttcccatagacgcccctaacaccatgactctgtttcgagaaaggcgcgatttcggtgttacagccgccatagtgctcctgatctccgcgactgcggtcgcagccaccgccgctggtatagctttagacacctccatcaaatcggctacagagctcaataaccttgcagcctcagtagcttctgccctggaccaacagtccacacttgatggcaaactgaaaggaggaataatgatcctcaatcaacgcatagatctcgtggaggaacaaatggaggtgctctggcaaatggcccaattgggatgtgagcggaaatatcgtgccctctgcatcactagcattcaatataaaaattttacacgggcagctaatctgtcacgagacctgtcccagtatctttcaggaaactggtcccaagacttcgatgggacactagaagagctgcggcgagaaattatccacatcaactccacccgtctagatatctccgtagcggaaggactctcttcctggttcctcagagctctctcccacgtcaaggagtgggcgggcatggctgggatgggcgtgttcctgcttggaggtctcatgctcttactctggttgttatgcagactccgcaaccaacataagcaggacaaggtgatccttgctcaagccctaatggcgatagacgttggcgcctctccccaagtgtggctcaacatgcttaagaaggaagctcggctttag